A section of the Paracoccaceae bacterium genome encodes:
- a CDS encoding ribokinase: protein MAVQVVGSLHLNVVVNAPRLPRLDETLSGQSVAYAFGGKGGNQAVAAARMGASVAIAGRVGADDFAVHLLRELDAAGVDRSGVQQDDGASGMSAAIVDASGDYGAVIVSAANLRIDAQRVEINQETKILCLQNEVPEPVNLALARKARVANVLVILNAAPARDTQAELLELTDILVVNRGEATELTGDATSSEQARMLAARTGGSVVVTLGADGLIWAGPDGKSEALAAHPVKVISTHGAGDTFVGALAAALDAGRALAQAPRLAQAAAALHVATPVDQRRAITLAAVEQFAQTAQTGSP from the coding sequence ATGGCGGTTCAGGTCGTCGGTTCGCTGCATCTGAACGTGGTGGTCAACGCCCCACGCCTGCCGCGCCTTGATGAGACGCTGTCGGGCCAGTCGGTGGCCTATGCCTTTGGGGGCAAAGGCGGCAATCAGGCGGTGGCAGCGGCGCGGATGGGCGCGTCCGTGGCAATAGCCGGGCGGGTCGGTGCGGATGATTTCGCCGTGCATCTGCTGCGCGAACTGGATGCCGCCGGGGTGGATCGAAGCGGTGTCCAGCAGGACGACGGTGCCTCGGGGATGAGCGCTGCAATTGTCGATGCGTCTGGCGATTACGGGGCGGTCATTGTGTCCGCCGCGAACCTGAGGATTGATGCGCAACGGGTTGAGATAAATCAGGAAACGAAAATCCTGTGTCTGCAAAACGAAGTTCCTGAACCGGTGAACCTGGCCCTTGCCCGAAAGGCCCGCGTCGCGAATGTTCTGGTCATTCTGAACGCCGCCCCGGCGCGGGACACGCAGGCTGAGTTGCTGGAACTGACCGATATCCTGGTGGTCAACAGGGGCGAGGCCACAGAACTCACCGGCGACGCCACGTCGAGCGAACAGGCGCGGATGCTGGCTGCACGCACCGGCGGTTCGGTCGTCGTCACGCTGGGGGCCGATGGGCTGATCTGGGCGGGGCCCGACGGGAAATCGGAGGCATTGGCGGCGCATCCGGTCAAGGTGATTTCGACCCACGGGGCGGGCGACACCTTTGTCGGAGCATTGGCGGCAGCATTGGATGCAGGCCGCGCATTGGCACAAGCGCCGCGCTTGGCGCAAGCGGCCGCCGCGTTACATGTTGCAACCCCGGTTGATCAACGCCGGGCCATCACACTGGCAGCGGTGGAACAGTTCGCTCAGACCGCTCAGACAGGAAGCCCGTAG
- a CDS encoding BCCT family transporter, which translates to MAIRPPITDLDIETASSGFYEGFSKFVTIGSKILIGLLIVWAAVWSEAAGAALNGIRAFIDANTGAWYMYAMAFFIVVCLALALWPSTGRIKLGLAGDTPEFSSFSWFSMMFGAGIGIGMLTYATAEPIFHFGTNPDVIRGFQEGSTAENVRSAYQWSFLHWGFSAWGCYAIVGLTLAFFSYSRGLPLTIRSGLTPLFGRALEGPLGHIVDIVSVVATILGVSVTIGYGVSQFASGVFNITGAGWLMNADGDPTVGAMLLALAIVMACSTLSALSGVGKGIKWLSNINMGLSFFLLAFFLIFGSTLFALKALFVGIWDYVIALPAMSLTVWAPDGTGAENVVNGLAGWQGGWTIFYWAWWIAFAPFVGLFLARISRGRTVREYVLGAMIVPSVMCFVWFAFVGGTAIDLTLTGGAEDKITGVGISSQLFATINYMLSPALATIMSLIIVVLLLTYLVTSADSAVLIINTIAAAGDESQKAKVHIIVWGAILTAVIGVLLVAGGLGAINTAMIIGALPFSAVMVLMAISLVKALVRDGMRQKSGGTAQTPAE; encoded by the coding sequence ATGGCAATCCGACCACCGATAACCGATCTGGATATCGAAACCGCAAGCAGCGGTTTCTATGAAGGATTTAGTAAGTTTGTAACAATTGGATCAAAGATACTGATCGGATTGCTGATAGTCTGGGCCGCCGTCTGGTCCGAAGCAGCAGGGGCCGCCCTGAACGGAATCCGCGCCTTTATCGACGCTAATACCGGCGCCTGGTACATGTATGCGATGGCGTTTTTCATCGTCGTATGCCTCGCACTTGCGCTGTGGCCATCAACGGGCCGCATCAAGCTGGGGCTGGCCGGTGACACGCCGGAATTTTCGAGCTTTTCGTGGTTTTCGATGATGTTCGGGGCCGGGATCGGCATCGGGATGCTGACCTATGCCACGGCGGAACCGATCTTTCACTTTGGCACCAACCCGGACGTGATCCGCGGTTTCCAGGAAGGCAGCACGGCTGAGAACGTGCGCTCGGCCTATCAATGGTCGTTCCTGCACTGGGGCTTTTCGGCCTGGGGCTGCTATGCCATCGTCGGGCTGACGCTGGCGTTCTTCAGCTATTCACGCGGGCTTCCGCTGACAATCCGGTCGGGTCTGACGCCGCTGTTTGGGCGCGCACTGGAAGGGCCGTTGGGTCATATCGTCGATATCGTTTCGGTCGTTGCCACCATCCTGGGTGTGTCGGTGACCATCGGGTATGGCGTGTCGCAGTTCGCATCGGGTGTATTCAACATTACCGGCGCGGGTTGGCTGATGAATGCCGATGGTGATCCGACTGTCGGGGCGATGCTTCTTGCGCTGGCGATCGTGATGGCTTGTTCGACGCTGTCGGCTCTGTCGGGCGTTGGCAAAGGCATCAAGTGGCTGTCCAACATCAACATGGGCCTCAGCTTTTTCCTGCTGGCATTCTTCCTGATCTTCGGGTCGACGCTGTTCGCACTGAAGGCGCTGTTTGTGGGCATATGGGACTATGTGATCGCATTGCCGGCAATGTCGCTGACGGTCTGGGCACCGGATGGAACGGGCGCAGAGAATGTCGTCAACGGTCTTGCCGGATGGCAGGGCGGCTGGACGATCTTCTACTGGGCCTGGTGGATTGCGTTTGCCCCCTTCGTGGGGCTGTTCCTGGCACGTATTTCACGCGGTCGTACCGTGCGCGAATATGTTCTGGGCGCAATGATCGTGCCTTCGGTCATGTGCTTCGTCTGGTTCGCCTTCGTTGGCGGCACAGCGATTGACCTGACCCTGACGGGCGGGGCCGAAGATAAGATCACCGGCGTCGGCATTTCCAGCCAGCTGTTCGCGACGATCAACTACATGCTGTCGCCTGCGCTGGCGACGATCATGTCGCTTATCATCGTGGTGCTGCTGCTGACGTATCTTGTGACCTCGGCAGACTCGGCGGTGCTGATCATTAACACGATCGCGGCAGCCGGTGACGAAAGCCAGAAAGCGAAAGTGCATATCATCGTCTGGGGTGCAATCCTGACGGCGGTGATCGGCGTGTTGCTGGTGGCCGGCGGATTGGGCGCGATTAACACGGCGATGATCATTGGCGCGTTGCCATTCTCGGCGGTGATGGTGCTGATGGCCATATCACTGGTCAAGGCCCTGGTGCGCGACGGCATGCGCCAGAAATCGGGCGGCACGGCACAAACACCTGCCGAGTAA
- a CDS encoding IS630 family transposase, with the protein MVATERRRAKVRQQRADWFRYRSPAIATFPERVVFIDETAVKTNLTRLRGRAKRGKRLTMDAPFGSWGTQTLIAGLTQGALIAPWVIKGAIDGPAFAAYIREVLVPEINPGTVVILDNLATHRNKEATQALRNHGCWFLYLPPYSPDLNPIEQAFSKLKAHLRRIGARSFTQVFEAIGAICDLYDPVECWNYFKAAGYVSG; encoded by the coding sequence CTGGTCGCAACCGAGCGCCGCCGCGCCAAGGTAAGGCAGCAACGGGCCGACTGGTTCAGATACCGCTCGCCAGCCATTGCGACCTTTCCTGAGCGCGTTGTCTTTATTGACGAAACCGCAGTGAAGACAAACCTCACGCGCCTACGCGGCAGAGCCAAGCGCGGTAAGCGCCTGACGATGGATGCGCCCTTCGGAAGCTGGGGAACCCAAACCTTGATCGCGGGCCTGACCCAAGGCGCGCTGATCGCACCTTGGGTCATCAAGGGAGCGATAGATGGCCCCGCCTTCGCGGCCTACATCCGCGAAGTGCTGGTCCCCGAGATCAACCCCGGCACTGTCGTCATTCTCGACAACCTGGCAACCCACCGGAATAAGGAGGCGACGCAGGCTTTACGCAATCACGGCTGCTGGTTCCTTTACCTGCCACCGTACTCGCCCGACCTGAATCCCATCGAGCAGGCCTTCTCTAAACTGAAAGCCCATTTGCGACGGATCGGGGCCAGGTCCTTTACCCAGGTCTTCGAAGCAATCGGAGCAATCTGCGATCTCTACGACCCAGTAGAATGCTGGAACTACTTTAAGGCCGCCGGATATGTCTCAGGTTAA
- a CDS encoding aminotransferase class V-fold PLP-dependent enzyme, with amino-acid sequence MELDLEFVRAQFPAFQEPTLAGQAFFDNAGGSFACRQVIDRLTRFYTQRKVQPGAPYAAAQAGAAEMVEARTRLAAMLGVDGQEVVFGPSTSQNTYVMAQAFRMAARPGDAIIVTNQDHEANSGVWRRLADDGVELREWRMDPATGQLRIADLETLLDSKVRLVCFPHCSNVIGQINDVAAIVRVIHAAGAAACVDGVSYVPHGFPDVGALGADIYLFSAYKTYGPHQGIMVVRRTLGEALLNQAHYFNGDVVANRFAPCGPDHAQVAACAGMADFVDALHAHHFGGDAAVKSRAAAVHDLMRRQEGRLLQPLLDHLSAKNSVRLIGPDQAEKRAPTVAVELSVPCAPIAAELAGLGINCDGGDFYAGRALAGVGVDPGRGVLRMSFVHYTSESDISRLIDGLDRVLG; translated from the coding sequence ATGGAACTCGATCTTGAATTCGTTCGGGCACAGTTTCCTGCCTTTCAGGAACCAACGCTGGCGGGGCAGGCGTTCTTTGACAATGCGGGCGGGTCATTTGCCTGTCGGCAGGTCATCGACCGGCTGACGCGGTTTTATACGCAGCGCAAGGTTCAGCCCGGTGCGCCTTACGCGGCCGCGCAGGCGGGTGCGGCCGAGATGGTCGAGGCGCGAACACGGCTGGCTGCGATGCTGGGTGTTGACGGGCAGGAGGTGGTCTTTGGCCCCTCGACCAGTCAAAACACCTATGTCATGGCGCAGGCGTTTCGGATGGCGGCGCGGCCCGGCGATGCGATCATCGTGACCAATCAGGATCACGAGGCAAACTCGGGCGTCTGGCGGCGGCTGGCGGATGACGGGGTCGAGCTGCGCGAATGGCGCATGGACCCGGCGACGGGGCAGTTGCGCATTGCCGATCTGGAGACTTTGCTGGACTCCAAAGTGCGGCTCGTCTGTTTCCCGCATTGCTCGAACGTTATCGGGCAGATCAATGATGTTGCGGCGATTGTCCGGGTCATTCACGCGGCTGGCGCGGCGGCCTGTGTGGACGGAGTCTCCTATGTTCCGCACGGATTTCCCGACGTTGGTGCGCTTGGTGCAGATATCTACCTGTTTTCGGCCTACAAGACCTATGGTCCGCATCAGGGTATCATGGTTGTGCGCCGCACTTTGGGAGAGGCGCTGCTAAATCAGGCGCATTATTTCAACGGCGACGTTGTGGCCAATCGGTTCGCGCCCTGCGGGCCGGACCACGCGCAGGTCGCGGCCTGTGCCGGGATGGCGGATTTCGTCGATGCCCTTCACGCGCATCATTTTGGCGGCGACGCGGCGGTGAAATCGCGTGCGGCAGCGGTGCATGATCTGATGCGCAGGCAGGAGGGGCGCCTGCTGCAACCACTTCTGGATCACCTGTCGGCGAAGAACTCGGTCCGGTTGATCGGGCCGGATCAGGCCGAGAAGCGTGCGCCGACGGTTGCAGTGGAGCTGTCCGTCCCTTGCGCGCCGATCGCGGCAGAACTGGCCGGGTTGGGCATCAATTGCGATGGTGGTGACTTTTACGCCGGGCGGGCGCTGGCGGGTGTTGGCGTTGACCCAGGTCGCGGTGTGTTGCGGATGTCATTCGTGCATTACACCTCGGAATCGGACATTTCGCGACTGATTGACGGGCTGGACCGCGTTCTGGGCTGA
- a CDS encoding TIM barrel protein, with product MPDLSNRPRYAARLNAFKIGLPKGSGLPGMIARAASVPGMDAADLNYPDHFAGHSPAEMAQVLAGHGMALNGLAMRYYTDPGFRLGAFTNPDPKVRQAAIDITRAGLDALAEMGGTQMTLWIGQDGFDYAFQGDYGAMWDWTVEALQTVADHNPALEIAIEYKPNEPRAFALMPDVATTLLGVKEAARDNIGVTLDFAHVLYADEMPAHSAHLIARHSRLMGVHLNDGYGKRDDGLMVGTVHPIQTVELFVELSRANYDGVIYFDTFPDHGGLDPVAEATTNIALCERLRDVAAGLVDDAELAGAISRQDAATSMRIVGRALYGSD from the coding sequence ATGCCTGACCTTTCCAACCGCCCCCGGTATGCCGCGCGCCTGAATGCATTCAAGATCGGCCTGCCCAAAGGGTCGGGCCTGCCGGGGATGATTGCGCGGGCGGCATCCGTGCCGGGCATGGATGCGGCGGATCTGAATTATCCCGACCATTTCGCGGGCCATTCGCCCGCCGAAATGGCGCAGGTGCTGGCCGGTCACGGCATGGCGCTGAACGGGCTGGCGATGCGCTATTACACTGATCCGGGATTTCGCCTTGGCGCCTTCACCAACCCAGATCCAAAGGTGCGGCAGGCCGCGATCGACATCACGCGCGCGGGGCTGGATGCGCTGGCCGAGATGGGCGGCACTCAGATGACGCTCTGGATAGGGCAGGACGGGTTCGACTATGCGTTTCAAGGCGATTACGGCGCGATGTGGGATTGGACGGTCGAGGCATTGCAGACGGTTGCCGACCACAACCCGGCGCTGGAAATCGCGATCGAGTACAAACCGAATGAGCCGCGGGCCTTTGCGCTGATGCCCGATGTGGCAACCACGCTGCTGGGGGTCAAAGAGGCCGCGCGCGATAACATCGGCGTAACGCTCGACTTCGCGCATGTGCTTTATGCCGACGAGATGCCAGCGCATTCGGCGCATCTGATCGCGCGGCATTCCCGCCTGATGGGCGTGCACCTCAACGACGGCTATGGCAAACGCGATGACGGGCTGATGGTCGGGACGGTGCATCCGATCCAGACAGTTGAGCTGTTTGTTGAGCTGTCGCGCGCAAATTATGACGGTGTCATATATTTTGATACGTTCCCGGATCACGGTGGTCTTGATCCGGTTGCCGAGGCGACGACGAATATCGCCTTGTGTGAGCGCCTGCGCGATGTTGCCGCCGGTCTGGTCGATGACGCCGAACTTGCAGGCGCGATTTCCAGGCAGGATGCCGCAACCTCGATGCGGATCGTTGGGCGCGCGCTTTACGGGTCCGACTGA
- a CDS encoding murein transglycosylase, with product MISAKSLILSAALTLTAGAASALTCGNTGAGYEQWKRDFAWEAAQKGVTARGLAALKATKYATRTIAADRGQKSFKYSLSKFMQVRGAETIIAQGKRRLKKNPGLYANLEAQYGVPAGVLIAIHGMETGFGGFMGDSSVVAAISTLAYDCRRSEFFQPHALAALKLVDQGVITGSTKGAKHGELGHTQFLPGNALRYGVDGNGDGRVDLYNLNDALATTANYLRGKGWCTGLGYQEGQPNFAVIKEWNAATVYQQAIAIMGARIDG from the coding sequence ATGATTTCTGCCAAGTCCCTGATCCTGTCCGCCGCCCTGACCCTGACTGCGGGGGCGGCCAGTGCGCTGACCTGCGGCAACACCGGTGCGGGGTACGAACAATGGAAACGGGATTTCGCCTGGGAAGCTGCGCAGAAGGGCGTGACCGCGCGCGGGCTGGCCGCGCTGAAGGCGACGAAATATGCCACGCGGACCATTGCGGCGGACCGGGGCCAGAAAAGCTTCAAGTACTCGCTGAGCAAGTTCATGCAAGTGCGCGGCGCGGAAACGATCATCGCGCAGGGCAAACGCCGGTTGAAAAAGAACCCCGGCCTTTATGCCAATCTTGAGGCGCAATATGGCGTTCCGGCGGGCGTGCTGATTGCAATCCACGGGATGGAAACCGGCTTTGGCGGCTTTATGGGCGACAGCTCGGTCGTGGCGGCGATTTCGACGCTGGCTTACGATTGCCGCCGCTCGGAATTCTTCCAGCCGCACGCGTTGGCGGCGCTGAAGCTGGTGGATCAGGGCGTCATCACCGGCAGCACCAAGGGCGCCAAACATGGAGAGCTTGGCCACACCCAATTCCTGCCCGGCAATGCGCTGCGCTATGGCGTGGATGGCAACGGCGATGGGCGGGTTGATCTGTACAACCTGAACGATGCGCTGGCGACCACGGCAAATTACCTGCGCGGCAAGGGCTGGTGCACCGGCCTGGGCTATCAAGAGGGGCAGCCGAACTTTGCCGTGATCAAGGAATGGAACGCGGCGACAGTCTATCAGCAGGCGATTGCCATCATGGGCGCCCGCATCGACGGGTGA
- a CDS encoding aldo/keto reductase yields MTLSARHWDRIGNGGVALTELGFGSAPLGNLYRAISDDDANEILEAAWAGGVRYYDTAPLYGYGQSETRLNRFLKTKPRDDYVLSTKVGRLLKAVPPEQADGAGKWFNVPSRREVYDFSYDGVMRSVEHSLERLGVDRIDMLFAHDIDVPNQGSRANVNAKVDQLMAGGYHALERLRLDGTIKAFGAGVNEWEVCQQLAERGDYDIFLLAGRYTLLEQDALNSFLPLCQDRGIGIVIGGPYNSGILATGPKPGAFYNYEVAPQDILDKVTRIEAMCLEHGTDLVQAAFHFPLLHPSVLSVIPGGQSTGEMAQNIKVARAGAIPHALWVALKEAGLMHADAPIGTP; encoded by the coding sequence ATGACACTTAGCGCACGCCATTGGGACCGGATCGGCAACGGCGGTGTTGCCCTGACCGAACTTGGCTTCGGGTCGGCCCCGCTTGGCAATCTTTATCGCGCGATCAGCGATGATGACGCCAATGAGATTCTTGAGGCCGCCTGGGCCGGTGGCGTTCGGTATTATGACACCGCGCCACTTTACGGCTATGGCCAGTCCGAAACGCGCCTGAACCGGTTCCTGAAGACCAAGCCGCGCGACGACTATGTCCTGTCCACCAAGGTTGGGCGGCTATTGAAGGCGGTTCCGCCAGAGCAGGCCGACGGTGCCGGAAAATGGTTCAATGTGCCCTCCCGGCGCGAGGTTTACGATTTTTCCTATGACGGGGTGATGCGGTCTGTCGAACACTCGCTGGAGCGCCTCGGGGTGGACCGGATCGACATGCTGTTTGCCCACGACATCGACGTCCCAAATCAGGGCAGCCGGGCGAATGTGAACGCCAAAGTCGATCAGCTGATGGCGGGTGGTTACCACGCGCTGGAACGGCTGCGCCTGGACGGCACGATCAAGGCGTTCGGCGCGGGCGTGAACGAATGGGAGGTTTGTCAGCAACTGGCCGAGCGTGGCGATTACGACATATTCCTGCTGGCCGGACGGTATACTTTGTTGGAACAGGACGCGCTGAACAGCTTTCTGCCGCTGTGCCAGGATCGCGGCATCGGGATCGTGATTGGCGGGCCGTATAACTCGGGCATCCTTGCCACCGGGCCAAAGCCGGGCGCGTTCTACAACTATGAGGTTGCGCCGCAGGATATCCTCGACAAAGTGACGCGGATCGAGGCGATGTGCCTGGAACACGGCACCGATCTGGTGCAGGCGGCGTTCCATTTTCCGTTGCTGCACCCCTCGGTCCTGTCGGTCATACCGGGCGGGCAATCGACCGGCGAAATGGCGCAGAACATTAAGGTGGCCCGCGCGGGCGCCATCCCCCACGCGCTGTGGGTGGCGCTGAAAGAGGCCGGGCTGATGCATGCTGATGCGCCAATCGGCACCCCCTGA
- a CDS encoding rhomboid family intramembrane serine protease produces MFPIRDHNPSERRPYVTYALLAGNIIVFLFTWTLESQPRAQAEFYFNWALIPALNSPITFLSSTFIHAWFMHLAGNMLFLWIFGDKMGHVGFLVFYLLGGVGAGLVQVMSDVGSNVPIVGASGAIAAVMGGYLLLFPRAKVDILLILIVYFKVFSVPAWVMLGLWFGLQLFNGITTDLTGGGVAYWAHAGGFVVGAILTIPIWLHAGGFAFWKRTHGHPDHPEAQYDFDKSRIPHVRRK; encoded by the coding sequence ATGTTCCCGATCCGCGATCACAACCCGTCCGAGCGTAGGCCCTATGTGACCTATGCCCTTCTGGCGGGGAACATCATCGTATTTCTGTTCACCTGGACCCTTGAAAGCCAGCCGCGCGCGCAGGCCGAATTCTATTTCAACTGGGCTTTGATCCCGGCGCTGAATTCGCCGATCACATTCCTCTCTTCAACATTCATCCACGCCTGGTTCATGCATCTTGCAGGTAACATGCTGTTTTTATGGATTTTCGGCGACAAGATGGGGCATGTCGGCTTCCTGGTGTTCTATCTTCTGGGCGGCGTCGGCGCGGGCCTTGTACAGGTGATGAGCGATGTCGGATCAAACGTGCCAATCGTCGGCGCGTCAGGCGCAATCGCCGCTGTCATGGGGGGATACCTGCTGCTGTTCCCGCGTGCAAAAGTTGACATCCTGCTGATTCTCATCGTGTATTTCAAAGTCTTCTCGGTGCCCGCATGGGTCATGCTGGGGCTGTGGTTCGGGCTGCAATTGTTCAATGGCATCACCACCGATCTGACCGGCGGCGGCGTTGCTTATTGGGCGCATGCGGGTGGATTTGTGGTTGGGGCCATCCTGACGATTCCGATCTGGCTGCACGCGGGCGGGTTCGCGTTCTGGAAACGCACCCACGGCCACCCGGACCACCCCGAAGCGCAGTATGATTTCGACAAATCGCGCATCCCACACGTGCGCCGCAAGTAA
- a CDS encoding BtpA/SgcQ family protein, giving the protein MRRFYNIFGDTKPVIAMVHLGALPGTPLYDADAGVAGILAGARADLDALQAAGVDAVMFGNENDRPYEFDVDRASLATMASVIGQLRSDIKVPLGVNVLWDPMSTVALAAATGADFAREIFTGTYASDMGHWAPDAGKALRYRSRLTREDLALLFNVSAEFAHSLDARPLADRARSAVFSSIPDAVLVSGQITGEAAEMSALEAVKSAVDVPVLANTGVKHDTVADVLAVADGCIVGSSLKVDGDTWNTVDPDRAADFMARARKARGE; this is encoded by the coding sequence ATGCGACGGTTTTACAATATCTTCGGGGACACCAAACCGGTGATCGCCATGGTGCATCTGGGGGCGCTGCCGGGGACTCCGCTTTATGATGCGGATGCGGGCGTGGCCGGGATACTGGCAGGCGCGCGGGCCGATCTGGATGCCCTGCAGGCGGCGGGCGTCGATGCGGTGATGTTCGGGAATGAGAATGATCGCCCGTATGAGTTTGACGTGGATCGTGCCTCCCTCGCGACAATGGCCAGCGTTATCGGCCAGTTGCGCAGCGACATTAAAGTTCCGCTTGGTGTTAACGTCCTGTGGGACCCGATGAGCACGGTGGCTTTGGCCGCTGCCACAGGTGCCGATTTCGCGCGCGAGATCTTCACCGGCACCTATGCGTCCGACATGGGCCACTGGGCGCCGGACGCGGGTAAGGCGCTGCGGTATCGCTCGCGCTTGACGCGCGAAGATCTGGCACTTTTGTTCAATGTTTCGGCAGAGTTCGCGCACAGTCTTGATGCAAGACCACTGGCAGATCGGGCCCGCAGTGCGGTGTTTTCGTCGATCCCAGATGCGGTGCTGGTCAGCGGGCAAATCACCGGAGAAGCGGCCGAGATGAGCGCGCTTGAGGCCGTAAAATCCGCCGTCGATGTGCCGGTTCTGGCCAACACGGGCGTCAAGCATGACACCGTGGCAGATGTGCTGGCCGTTGCGGATGGCTGCATTGTCGGATCGTCGCTGAAGGTGGACGGCGATACCTGGAACACGGTCGATCCGGACCGTGCCGCCGATTTCATGGCACGGGCGCGGAAGGCGCGCGGGGAATGA
- a CDS encoding transposase, whose translation MKGHAEPARQGPPRGKGKLAPHREFFEELIAQDPDITLFELRNALADAEGVRVHHSSIANLLSRLGFTYKKSRWSQPSAAAPR comes from the coding sequence ATGAAGGGTCATGCGGAACCTGCCCGGCAGGGACCGCCGCGCGGCAAGGGAAAGCTGGCTCCGCATCGGGAATTCTTTGAGGAGTTGATCGCACAAGACCCTGACATCACGCTCTTTGAGTTGCGTAATGCGCTGGCCGATGCAGAGGGTGTGCGGGTGCATCACTCCTCCATCGCCAACCTTCTGTCCCGGCTCGGCTTCACGTACAAAAAAAGTCGCTGGTCGCAACCGAGCGCCGCCGCGCCAAGGTAA
- a CDS encoding amidohydrolase family protein, with protein sequence MQIDAHQHYWQPRRGDYDWMPEGHPVLDRQYRPADLAQHLTAHRINKTVLVQAAATVAETEYMLGIADATDHVAGVVGWIDFENPNDAATLSRLAKHPKFLGVRPMIQDIADDNWMLREDVQWAYRALSDLGLTFDALGFPRHLDNFAELLGNHPDLNVVIDHCMKPDIAGHSDAAFTQWADGMRRLADRPGTCCKLSGLVTEAAEGWAIYDLRPYCDVVLDAFGPDRVMWGSDWPVCQLRAPYGDWRRAAEALCAQLSADDRAQVFGGTAVRFYGLPV encoded by the coding sequence ATGCAGATCGACGCGCATCAGCATTACTGGCAGCCCAGGCGCGGCGATTACGATTGGATGCCCGAAGGCCACCCGGTGCTGGACCGACAGTATCGCCCCGCCGATCTGGCGCAGCATCTAACCGCCCACAGGATCAACAAAACCGTGCTGGTGCAGGCCGCCGCCACCGTGGCCGAAACCGAATACATGCTGGGCATCGCCGATGCTACGGACCACGTTGCGGGCGTCGTCGGCTGGATTGATTTCGAAAACCCCAACGACGCCGCCACCTTGTCCCGCCTGGCCAAGCATCCGAAATTTCTGGGTGTCCGCCCGATGATACAGGACATTGCCGATGACAATTGGATGCTGCGCGAGGATGTGCAGTGGGCCTATCGCGCCCTCAGCGATCTGGGGTTGACCTTTGACGCCCTGGGCTTTCCGCGCCATCTGGATAACTTCGCAGAATTGTTGGGGAATCACCCGGATCTGAACGTTGTGATCGACCATTGCATGAAACCGGATATCGCCGGTCATTCGGATGCGGCATTCACCCAATGGGCCGATGGAATGCGCCGGTTGGCCGATCGCCCCGGCACCTGCTGCAAGCTGAGCGGTCTGGTCACCGAAGCCGCCGAGGGTTGGGCCATCTACGACCTGCGCCCCTACTGCGACGTGGTTCTGGACGCTTTCGGTCCGGATCGCGTGATGTGGGGGTCGGACTGGCCGGTCTGCCAGTTGCGCGCACCATATGGCGACTGGCGACGCGCGGCCGAGGCGCTTTGCGCGCAACTGTCGGCGGATGACCGCGCGCAGGTCTTTGGCGGTACGGCGGTACGCTTCTACGGGCTTCCTGTCTGA